A portion of the Calliphora vicina chromosome 5, idCalVici1.1, whole genome shotgun sequence genome contains these proteins:
- the LOC135961323 gene encoding uncharacterized protein LOC135961323, which yields MAPQNIVEFVILKLTFYRFLNPESPRISLTRKKHSPSGSMTQVGDWFDRIMSKEKSSIPSTVSVRYCEWNIASGNANLFTINDYRFDKILLILGEECVHWMYYKDMCPNRRIEGFGPLSVNYCGCCLNTQYMQIMESVKGCVMKKDVCN from the exons atggcACCACAAAATATAgttgaatttgttattttaaaattaacattttaccGATTTCT cAATCCAGAATCTCCTAGAATTTCATTGACACGCAAGAAGCATTCACCAAGTGGCTCCATGACTCAAGTTGGAGATTGg TTTGATCGCATAATGTCTAAAGAGAAATCGAGTATACCCTCCACCGTAAGTGTACGTTATTGTGAGTGGAATATAGCTTCGGGCAATGCAAATTTATTTACGATAAATGACTATCGTTTTGATAAAATCCTTTTAATATTGGGAGAAGAATGCGTGCATTGGATGTACTATAAAGATATGTGCCCGAATAGACGTATCGAAGGATTTGGTCCTTTATCAGTAAATTATTGCGGCTGCTGTTTAAACACTCAGTACATGCAAATTATGGAATCCGTTAAGGGCTGTGTGATGAAAAAGGACGTTTGTAACTAA